The genomic stretch TCACCACCGGTGCCCGCATCCTCGGCGCCGACCGCGTCGTGCGCGCGCTGCCCGCGCTGCAGACCGTGGCGCTCTCGCCCGACACGCGGCGCCGGCTGCGCGGCAACAAGAAGCTGCTCGTGGCGCTGCGCGACGAGCTCATCGCCCTGCGCCCGTCCGCGGCCGAGACCGAGCAGCTCGAGCTGCGCCGCATCAAGCCGCGCACGCTGCTCACCATCGTCGCCGGCTCGATCGCGGCCTACGTGCTGCTCTCGCAGCTCGCCCAGGTCGACCTCGTGGGCCTCGTGCGCCAGGCGGACTGGCGGTGGGCGCTGCTGGCGCTGGGCCTGGCCGCGCTGACGTTCGTGGGGGCGTCGCTGTCGCTGTCCGGCTTCGTGCCGGAGCGGCTGGCGCACCTGCGCACCTTCGCCGCGCAGCTCGCGGCCGCGTTCGCCACGCTGGTCTCCCCGCCGACCGTGGGCGCCGTCGCGGTCAACGTGCGCTACCTGCAGAAGAGCGGCCTGCACCCGGCGCTGGCGGCAGCCTCCGTCGGCGTCTCCCAGGTGTTCGCGTTCTTCATCCACGTGGGGCTGCTCTTCGCCACCGCGGTGGCCGCGGGCCAGTCGGCGGACCTGCACCTCTCGCCACCGCGGTGGGCCGTGATCGGCGTCGTCGTCGTGATCGTCGTGCTGGGCCTGCTGCTGCTGCTCGGGCCGGTCCGCAAGATCCTCGCCGACCGCGTGCGGCCGATCCTGGCCGAGGTGGGCCCGCGGCTGATCACCGTGGCGCAGCGGCCGTGGAAGATCGCGGAGGGCGTGGGCGGCATCCTGCTGCTCAACGGCGCGTTCGCCCTGTGCATGATCGCGTGCTGCGAGGCGTTCGGGGCCGGCACGGCCAACTACGCGGCCATCGCGCTGGTGTACCTCGCCGGGTCCACCCTCGGCCAGGCGGCGCCCACGCCGGGCGGCCTCGGCGCGGTGGAGGCCGCCTACGTGCTCGGCCTCACCGCGGCGGGCATCGAGTCCGGCGTGGCGGTGTCGGCCACGCTGCTCTTCCGGCTGCTGACCTTCTGGCTGCCGACGATCCCCGGCTACTGGTCGTTCAACTGGCTCCAGCGCGTGGGCGCGCTCTGACCGTGCGGAACGGGTCCGGCCGGCCCCCGAGGGGACCGGCCGGAGGACGCGAGGGGATCAGTACGAGGGCAGGCTCGGGTCGATCTGGTTGACCCAGGCCACGACCCCGCCGCCCACGTGCACGGCGTCGGAGAAGCCCGCGCCCTTCACGACGGCGAGCACCTCCGCGGACCGTCCGCCGACCTTGCAGTGCAGGACGATCTGCTTGTCGTTGGGCAGGTCCTCGAGGGCCTTGCCGGTGAGGAACTCGCCCTTGGGCACGAGCACGGCGCCGGGGATGCTCACGATGTCGTACTCGTTGGGCTCGCGGACGTCGATGAGCACGAAGTCGCGCTCGCCGCGCTCGCGCTCGTCGAGCATCTCCTTGAGCTGCTTGACGGAGATCGTGGAGTCGACGACGGCGTCGGCGGCCTCCTCGGAGATCGTCCCGCAGAACGCGTCGTAGTCGATGAGCTGCGTGATCTTCGGGGCGTTCGGGTCCTTGCGGATCTTCACCGTGCGGTAGGACATCTCGAGGGCGTCGTAGATCATCAGCCGGCCCAGGAGCGGGTCGCCGATGCCGGTGATGAGCTTGATCGCCTCGGTGACCATGACGGAGCCGATCGACGCGCACAGCACGCCGAGCACGCCGCCCTCGGCGCACGAGGGCACCATCCCGGGCGGCGGGGGCTCGGGGTAGAGGTCGCGGTAGTTGGGGCCGTGCTCGTCCCAGAACACCGACACCTGGCCCTCGAACCGGTAGATCGAGCCCCAGACGTACGGCTTCCCGAGGAGCACGGCAGCGTCGTTGACCATGTAGCGCGTCGCGAAGTTGTCCGTGCCGTCGACGATGAGGTCGTAGCCGGAGAAGATGTCGAGGACGTTGTCGTTGTCCAGGCGCGTGTCGTGCACGATCACGTTCACGTGCGGGTTGATCTCCAGCACGGAGTCACGGGCGGACTCGGCCTTGGGCCGGCCGATGTCGCTCTGCCCGTGGATGATCTGGCGCTGCAGGTTGGACTCGTCGACGACGTCGAACTCGACGATGCCCAGCGTCCCCACGCCGGCCGCGGCGAGGTACATCAGGGTGGGGCTGCCCAGGCCGCCGGCGCCGACGCACAGCACCTTGGCGTTCTTGAGCCGCTTCTGACCGGCCATCCCCACCTCGGGGATGATGATGTGCCGGCTGTAGCGACGGACCTCGTCGACGGTGAGAGCCTCGGCGGGCTCGACCAGCGGCGGCAGGGACACGGCGTCTCCTCGATCGGGCGCCCGGGGTCGCGGGCACGGCGTACGCGCATCCCAACCGTGCCACGGCGGTCCTTGTTCCCGACGACCGGGTCCACCCCCTGGACCCCCCGTCCGCATCGTGGAACGCCGGGACGCCGCGGGCGAGTCGCCGCGATCGCCGCGCCTGCGGCCCCGCCGACGTGCACCATGTGCTCGTCCTGCCGCGCGCAGGCCTCACGACCAGGGGGGGACCATGGCCATCAGGGTGGACGCCGACGACATCACCCGGATGACCGACGCGCTGTTCCTCGACCGCCACTGGCGGAGCGCGTCGGCGAGCAGGTTCTGGGTGCTGCTCGTCCTCGCGAGCGTCATCGCGACGGCCGGCATCATCGCCGACAGCACGGCGACGGTCATCGGGGCGATGATCGTCGCGCCGCTCATGACCCCGATCCTGGGCATCGCGCTGGCCATCGTGCTCGGCGACCGCACGCACCTGCTGCGCAGCGTCGGGTACGTGCTGGGCGGCGTCGTCGTGGTCATCGCGGTCGCCTACCTGATCAGCCTCATCGGCGTGCGCGTGGACGACTACGCCACCAACACCCAGGTGGCCGGCCGGATCAGCCCCCGGCTCATCGACCTCCTGGGCGCCCTGGCCACCGGTACCGTCGGCGCGTTCGCGCTCGTGCGCCGCGACATCAGCGACGCGCTGCCCGGCGTCGCCATCGCGATCTCGCTGGTGCCCCCGCTCGCAGTGGTCGGCGTCCTGCTCCAGGTGCACCGCTACGCCGACGCCTCCCAGGCCATGCTGCTGTTCGGCACGAACGTCGCGGCGATCATCCTCACCGGGACGCTCGTGCTGCGCCTCTACAAGGTGCGCGACATCGCCCGCCGGGCCGGTGCCGTGCACGGGGACATCGGCCGCCGCACCATGGCCGTGATCGTGGGGCTGGTCGTGCTCGTCGCCGTCCCGCTCTCCGTCGGCACCTACCGCGTGGCCTACGACCAGGTGGTCGCGCGCCAGGCGACGCCGATCGCGCGCGAGTGGGCCGCCGCCGCGGGCTGGCAGGTGACCACCGTGTCGGTCGTCAACCGAGCGATCATCGTGACCGCGCTCGGGCCGCCCCCGGACATCCCGGTCGACGGTCTGCGGGCCCAGCTCAACGCCGCGGGCTACGAGGGCAACGACCTCGTGGTGCGGCTCGTGGTGGGCGGCACCCGGCTCTGCCCGGCGGGCGGCACCACGTGCGAGACGCCCCCGCTCCCCGATGGCGCCGTCACCTGACCGCATGGTCCGGCCAGCGGTCCAAGGGGGGATCGCCGAGCGCGACCGTGAGCTCGAGACCGGCCGCGGCCGGGACCAGCTCTAACCTCCAGCGGTAGTCACCGGAGTCCGCCACCGGCCCGTGCGCCAGCACGACATACGGCTGCCCGGCGGCGACGGCCGCCACGCAGCCGGCCTCCGCGGGAGGCTGCGACGACGTCCCGGCGAGGGCCTCCGCCCCCGCCAGAGCCGGTGTGGTGCCGACGTAGCCCACGAGGTCGGCGCACGCGGTCGACAGGTCGCCCGTCGTCCGGAAGACCCGTCGGACGCTCCTGTCCTGGCAGTCGAGGTTGATGACCGCACAGGCACCCTCGGCCGCCCCGACTTCGGCCCATCCGGGCGGCGCAGGCAGCGCCACCACGGCGTCGCGGACGGCGCTGTTGGCGGGGTCGGAGGGAGCCAGGGCGCAGGCCGTCGACACGGCCACGCAGCCCAACGCGAGAACCCGGCCGAGCCTCATCGGCGCGAGGCTCGTCCGCGGTTGTCGGCGTGCAGCTCGGCCATGCCGTCCAGGCCGATGCGCCCGTCCTCGCTGTCCCCCGCGCGCTCGAGGTCGTCGAGGTAGGCGACGTCGGCCGCCCACCGGGCCAGCGGGTCGTCGCTCACCGAGCCGTGACCGGGCACCACCACGCGGCAGCGGCGGACCACCTCCTCGAGCGACTCGAGCCCCGTGCGGTAGGCGACCAGATCGGTGTCGGCGTCGTCGGGCATGGGGAGCTCGACGTCGCTGAGCATGTCGCCCGCGAGCAGCAGGCCGAGCTCGGGCAGCTCGAGGGCGAGGTGGTGCGGCGCGTGGGCGTGGTGCACGTGCACGACCGCGGTGGGGCCGCTCCACGCCACCACCTCGCCGTCGATCGGTGCGAGCCGGCCGGCGAGGTCGACGAGGTCGTCGGGCAGGTCGCGCCGCAGGGGGCCGACGACCTCCTCGCGGTGCTCCTCGGCGGCCCGCACGGTGCCGGGGGTCGCCCAGCGCGGCACGTCGCCGAGGTCCGGGTGCCAGAGCACGTGGTCGTAGTGCCGGTGCGTGGCCAGGCCCGCGACGGCGCGCACGCCCAGGGCCTCGAGGTCCGGCGGGATCGCGGCCAGCTCGTCGGCGTAGTAGGCCGGGTCGACCACGAGCGCTCCCCCGCGCCCGTCGAGGACCACGGTGCTGTTCTGCCGGAAGAACCGCGACTGCGCCACCCACACGCCGGGCGCGACCTCGCTGAGGCGGGCGGGTCCGGACGGCGTCACAGGGCGAGTGTGACCGGGACGGCGCCGCGCCGCAGGTGCTTCGGGCGCGTGCTGGCCCGCGGCAGGTCCATCGACGATCATGGCGCCATGCGACCGGTGATCGGGGTCTCCTGCTACGGCGAGCGCGCGTCCTGGGGCGCGTGGGACGTCGACGCCGTGGTGCTGCACCGGGCCTACGTCGAGGCGCTCGAGGAGTCGGGTGCCGCGGTGGTGGTGGTGCCGCCCGTGACGGACGAGGCGAGCCTCGACGCGATCGTGGCCCGGCTCGACGGCCTCGTGCTCGCGGGCGGGGCCGACGTCAACCCCGCGGACTACGGCGCCGCCGCGCACGAGACCACCGACCGCCCCCGGCTGGACCGCGACCGCACGGAGCGCCGCCTCTACCGCGCAGCCCGGGTCGAGGGCCTGCCCGTGCTCGGCATCTGCCGCGGGATGCAGGTGATGGCCGTCGAGTCCGGCGGGAGCCTGCTCCAGGACCTGCCCTCCGCCGGCTACGGGCTGACCCATCGCGAACGGCCGGGCGAGTTCGTCGAGCACGGCGCCGTCTTCGCCGAGGGCTCGCTCGTCGCGCGCATCCTGGGGACGACGAGCGCCACGGTGAACTCCAGCCACCACCAGGCGGTGGCCGACCCGGGCTCGCTGCGCGTCACCGGGCACGCCGCGGACGGCACGATCGAGGTGCTCGAGGACCCGGACGCGGCCTTCGTGCTCGGGGTGCAGTGGCACCCGGAGATGGGGACCGACCGG from Frankiales bacterium encodes the following:
- a CDS encoding gamma-glutamyl-gamma-aminobutyrate hydrolase family protein, whose amino-acid sequence is MRPVIGVSCYGERASWGAWDVDAVVLHRAYVEALEESGAAVVVVPPVTDEASLDAIVARLDGLVLAGGADVNPADYGAAAHETTDRPRLDRDRTERRLYRAARVEGLPVLGICRGMQVMAVESGGSLLQDLPSAGYGLTHRERPGEFVEHGAVFAEGSLVARILGTTSATVNSSHHQAVADPGSLRVTGHAADGTIEVLEDPDAAFVLGVQWHPEMGTDRRLFEALVGAARHTGAAV
- the moeZ gene encoding adenylyltransferase/sulfurtransferase MoeZ, with amino-acid sequence MSLPPLVEPAEALTVDEVRRYSRHIIIPEVGMAGQKRLKNAKVLCVGAGGLGSPTLMYLAAAGVGTLGIVEFDVVDESNLQRQIIHGQSDIGRPKAESARDSVLEINPHVNVIVHDTRLDNDNVLDIFSGYDLIVDGTDNFATRYMVNDAAVLLGKPYVWGSIYRFEGQVSVFWDEHGPNYRDLYPEPPPPGMVPSCAEGGVLGVLCASIGSVMVTEAIKLITGIGDPLLGRLMIYDALEMSYRTVKIRKDPNAPKITQLIDYDAFCGTISEEAADAVVDSTISVKQLKEMLDERERGERDFVLIDVREPNEYDIVSIPGAVLVPKGEFLTGKALEDLPNDKQIVLHCKVGGRSAEVLAVVKGAGFSDAVHVGGGVVAWVNQIDPSLPSY
- a CDS encoding MBL fold metallo-hydrolase, which encodes MIVDGPAAGQHAPEAPAARRRPGHTRPVTPSGPARLSEVAPGVWVAQSRFFRQNSTVVLDGRGGALVVDPAYYADELAAIPPDLEALGVRAVAGLATHRHYDHVLWHPDLGDVPRWATPGTVRAAEEHREEVVGPLRRDLPDDLVDLAGRLAPIDGEVVAWSGPTAVVHVHHAHAPHHLALELPELGLLLAGDMLSDVELPMPDDADTDLVAYRTGLESLEEVVRRCRVVVPGHGSVSDDPLARWAADVAYLDDLERAGDSEDGRIGLDGMAELHADNRGRASRR
- a CDS encoding DUF389 domain-containing protein; this encodes MAIRVDADDITRMTDALFLDRHWRSASASRFWVLLVLASVIATAGIIADSTATVIGAMIVAPLMTPILGIALAIVLGDRTHLLRSVGYVLGGVVVVIAVAYLISLIGVRVDDYATNTQVAGRISPRLIDLLGALATGTVGAFALVRRDISDALPGVAIAISLVPPLAVVGVLLQVHRYADASQAMLLFGTNVAAIILTGTLVLRLYKVRDIARRAGAVHGDIGRRTMAVIVGLVVLVAVPLSVGTYRVAYDQVVARQATPIAREWAAAAGWQVTTVSVVNRAIIVTALGPPPDIPVDGLRAQLNAAGYEGNDLVVRLVVGGTRLCPAGGTTCETPPLPDGAVT